A genomic segment from Hyalangium gracile encodes:
- a CDS encoding imm11 family protein: MLQRFFEFADDVYVPHRWHLAMPRDSQDRKVVHGQFFEGTPVHIQERLRVPVEIPGQPLDFTEAGISIPVVHVRVASLFSQRAPDDVQLLPVDVDGHPDQYLILVATRLIRCIDEQSSRIRLWTHENGVPHKVGQYMSVRDMRIDKSKVGSAQVFRCEGWEGPLIVSGDIKSALEDLGATGTRFTEV, translated from the coding sequence ATGCTCCAGCGTTTCTTCGAGTTCGCCGATGATGTGTACGTCCCTCATCGCTGGCATCTGGCGATGCCCAGAGACAGTCAGGACCGCAAGGTCGTGCACGGGCAGTTCTTCGAGGGAACCCCCGTCCACATCCAAGAGCGTTTGAGGGTTCCCGTGGAAATCCCGGGCCAGCCACTGGACTTCACAGAGGCCGGCATCAGTATCCCGGTGGTCCATGTCCGGGTCGCATCCCTGTTCTCACAGCGGGCGCCAGATGACGTGCAGCTGCTCCCCGTGGACGTGGACGGACACCCCGATCAGTACCTCATCCTCGTCGCCACACGCCTCATCCGCTGCATCGACGAGCAGTCCTCCAGAATCCGCCTGTGGACCCATGAGAATGGGGTGCCGCACAAGGTTGGACAGTACATGTCCGTACGGGACATGCGCATCGACAAGTCCAAGGTCGGCAGCGCCCAGGTGTTCCGATGCGAGGGCTGGGAGGGCCCTCTGATCGTCTCCGGTGACATCAAGTCCGCCCTGGAGGACCTGGGCGCCACCGGCACCCGCTTCACCGAAGTCTGA